The following proteins come from a genomic window of Thermodesulforhabdaceae bacterium:
- a CDS encoding thioredoxin family protein, giving the protein MDVKILGPGCPRCKQTASIVMDALAECGIAANVEKVTDPNQIASYGVFGTPAVVIDGEVKSVGKVPTKEEVKKWLKK; this is encoded by the coding sequence ATGGATGTGAAAATCTTAGGACCTGGTTGCCCCAGATGCAAACAAACTGCATCCATTGTAATGGATGCTTTAGCAGAATGCGGAATTGCAGCAAATGTAGAGAAAGTGACCGACCCCAATCAGATAGCCTCATACGGGGTATTTGGCACTCCAGCCGTCGTCATAGATGGAGAAGTGAAGTCTGTTGGTAAAGTGCCAACCAAAGAAGAAGTTAAAAAATGGCTTAAAAAATAA
- a CDS encoding putative zinc-binding protein has product MSVEKCSCEAPQDNIMILACSGGSNVGQLSNQAAVELTVEGFGKMYCLAGIGGRLGGFVQSAKDAPAMIVIDGCEIGCAKATLQSAGVPLGAYLVITTDLGIQKNKNFNLSRDDIEKVKNAVKSLPIKRSKSD; this is encoded by the coding sequence ATGTCAGTAGAAAAATGTAGCTGTGAAGCTCCACAAGACAACATAATGATTCTTGCCTGTTCCGGTGGATCAAATGTTGGGCAACTTTCAAATCAGGCTGCAGTAGAACTCACGGTCGAAGGCTTTGGAAAAATGTATTGTCTAGCTGGAATTGGAGGTCGTCTCGGTGGATTCGTTCAATCTGCAAAGGACGCTCCGGCTATGATTGTAATTGACGGTTGCGAGATAGGTTGTGCAAAAGCAACACTCCAAAGTGCTGGAGTGCCTTTAGGTGCCTACCTGGTCATTACAACCGATCTCGGAATTCAGAAAAACAAAAACTTCAATCTCTCAAGAGACGATATTGAGAAAGTTAAAAACGCGGTTAAGTCTTTGCCCATAAAAAGATCAAAATCTGATTAA
- a CDS encoding DUF3786 domain-containing protein — protein sequence MSGENYKSIIQSYLDRAFARGIDLLRISIPAHLEDDKLEFKAFGANCFIKKDGVFIDGYSEEGPKGVLVSIYALYAPQNEIATVTSWQAFRDLPNSMPYWGAFRSNAEEPLIPFVEKVFSLRREICDWLGGYFTSDTPGDFAFVVFPFPKIPLLYIFYLPDEEFPAEAKCLFAAQDPFMPVDALADVAEHTSRLMIEFVEKNYDSKKKIGMI from the coding sequence ATGAGTGGCGAGAATTACAAATCGATCATTCAATCTTATCTCGATAGGGCCTTTGCAAGAGGTATTGATCTGCTTAGAATTTCTATTCCAGCCCATTTAGAAGACGATAAACTAGAATTCAAAGCCTTTGGGGCAAACTGTTTTATAAAAAAGGATGGGGTTTTTATTGACGGCTATAGTGAAGAAGGGCCTAAAGGAGTTCTCGTAAGCATTTACGCTCTTTATGCTCCTCAGAATGAAATAGCTACGGTAACTTCATGGCAGGCTTTTAGAGATTTGCCCAACAGTATGCCCTACTGGGGAGCTTTCAGATCCAACGCCGAGGAACCCCTTATTCCTTTCGTAGAGAAGGTTTTTTCTTTACGCCGAGAAATTTGTGATTGGCTTGGGGGATATTTTACCAGCGACACTCCTGGTGACTTTGCCTTTGTTGTTTTCCCTTTTCCGAAGATACCACTGCTTTACATTTTTTATCTCCCGGACGAAGAGTTTCCCGCTGAAGCCAAATGCCTTTTTGCTGCTCAAGATCCTTTTATGCCGGTTGATGCTCTTGCGGACGTTGCAGAACATACAAGCAGGCTTATGATAGAATTTGTTGAAAAAAATTATGATAGCAAAAAGAAAATAGGAATGATCTAG
- a CDS encoding DUF5663 domain-containing protein, translated as MTVKRPPSARELAQITPLSMKNPYIMNFCRVLVEKKGEKHSPESLKKLLNDMYRLFENLLGQNMVKALPEDKREEYLRLCEDLNQLSYEKIAEIFDQYVPNYQEVMKETMKQFADLFMRNRNFDPQEFEQRIKELKEEDEGSE; from the coding sequence GTGACTGTTAAAAGACCACCGTCAGCTCGAGAACTTGCTCAAATCACACCTCTTTCTATGAAAAACCCTTACATTATGAATTTTTGTAGAGTCCTTGTGGAGAAAAAGGGAGAAAAGCATTCACCTGAATCCCTAAAAAAGCTTCTTAACGACATGTATAGACTTTTTGAAAACCTTCTAGGTCAAAATATGGTGAAAGCTCTTCCGGAAGACAAACGAGAAGAATATCTTCGCCTGTGCGAAGATTTAAATCAGCTTTCCTATGAGAAAATTGCTGAAATTTTCGATCAATACGTTCCAAACTATCAGGAAGTCATGAAAGAAACGATGAAACAGTTTGCGGATCTTTTCATGCGGAATCGAAACTTCGACCCACAAGAATTTGAACAGCGCATAAAGGAACTCAAAGAAGAAGATGAAGGGAGTGAATAA
- a CDS encoding MoxR family ATPase — MSTPGATIFRLISQRLSHYLHGKDLALRLALICFFSKGHLLIEDLPGLGKTTLALGLAKILGLDLSRIQCTNDLLPSDVTGVSVYDRDAGVFKFHPGPIFHNIVLVDEINRASPKTQSALLEAMGEKQVTVEGNSYLLPQPFFVIATQNPAETFGVFPLPDSQLDRFAMRIQIGYPDRDAERQILQGGSRRREIYSIEPVTSAEEILEMQRAIRQDIYVSDAVMEYVLDVVEATRKSPFLRIGLSTRGALALINAAKADAYLGGRTYLSPENVKFVAPYVISHRVEFKEEYSRESALKKQEVIKSILESIPVPVT, encoded by the coding sequence ATGAGCACACCGGGAGCCACCATCTTCCGTCTTATTTCTCAGCGACTTTCTCATTATCTTCATGGGAAAGATCTGGCGCTCAGGCTCGCTTTGATATGCTTTTTTTCTAAAGGACACTTGCTAATCGAAGATTTACCTGGTTTAGGTAAAACTACTCTAGCTCTTGGGCTCGCTAAAATTCTTGGTTTGGATCTTAGCCGTATCCAGTGCACTAACGATCTTCTGCCGTCTGATGTGACGGGGGTTTCAGTATATGATCGCGATGCAGGGGTTTTCAAGTTCCATCCTGGACCGATTTTTCATAACATTGTGCTTGTAGATGAAATAAATCGAGCAAGTCCAAAAACTCAAAGCGCTTTGCTTGAAGCTATGGGTGAGAAGCAGGTAACCGTTGAAGGGAACTCCTACCTTTTGCCCCAACCCTTCTTTGTAATAGCAACTCAAAATCCTGCTGAAACTTTTGGAGTTTTTCCTTTACCTGATTCACAGCTGGATCGCTTCGCTATGAGAATCCAGATCGGATATCCTGATCGCGACGCTGAGCGACAAATTTTACAAGGCGGGAGCCGGCGGCGGGAAATCTATTCTATTGAACCTGTAACCAGCGCAGAAGAAATACTTGAAATGCAGCGAGCGATTAGGCAAGATATCTATGTGTCTGATGCCGTGATGGAATATGTTCTTGACGTTGTGGAAGCAACTAGAAAAAGCCCCTTTCTGCGTATAGGTCTTTCGACCAGAGGAGCTCTGGCTCTGATCAACGCAGCTAAAGCCGATGCATATCTTGGTGGAAGGACCTATTTGAGCCCGGAAAATGTGAAGTTTGTGGCTCCCTATGTAATATCTCACCGAGTTGAATTCAAAGAAGAGTATAGCAGAGAAAGTGCATTAAAGAAGCAGGAGGTTATCAAATCAATATTGGAAAGTATTCCCGTGCCGGTCACGTAA
- a CDS encoding UvrD-helicase domain-containing protein, translated as MSEEFPFVKIIRASAGSGKTYQLTLNYLRHLNQKNVDVSVIRSILAITFTNKAAAEMKHRIIKALKEIAIGTNNNLSKTTGISKEDAARWLDIIILNYDDFRVQTIDSFVFYLLRAMAWEMRIRPDIEPEFNVNRILDKAFGRLLLKTGDDESLKNMFVEALRCFLELEQASSFNPERHFKKRIKNIFDIFSKNEKLKGTHSNASITKDCLDDIKKQVSKLAKEILDDCDKKKITLHKRARSALERLTKDDCGQIYSEYFEKSSVSKLITKSSQKSLNLNNIEELYTLLKESLQECWLTYGMARVAPYSNLLSELTKEMEFICKNDGVILYEQWNRMVLEHLNENVPLVYFSLGEKLKHFLIDEFQDTSRTQWKVLFPLIENALSEGGSFLCVGDPKQSIYMWRQADPGLFDKVTEVSRSAHLKVEQLSMNWRSAKEVVNYNNQLFSSNRLDDKLKEIIKKYLGDMASDDFVEECFENIRDNFKNVVQELPPGARLGGSVEKICIEGSKIEDRNAKIEANLIEKILYFDRIGVPFSDITVLVRTNEQNRLVFSWLWEAGIPAVTEHSLRIENAPTVKAIVNFLRFVRDSKDECSLVGFLQSELVKELKGIESFDESWILEAREKNLSLFGYIRKFRDDFYKAVLKPFFERAGYETAYDITRLIIHRFDVMRRFPEERSFVLRFLELINSMEERLGRFVSLSEFVSLWEQEGVEERLGVPERIGAQLLVSGEDDSTEGNNKGAVSIMTIHGAKGLEFPVVIVPFLDWRSNRQEIVVLEDGKLVRVSKPYPQEVKSAILKEKRRELTESFNLLYVALTRARDHLVIMIPKDTSRFPVSSLLI; from the coding sequence ATGTCCGAGGAATTTCCCTTTGTAAAGATTATCAGGGCTTCGGCAGGTTCCGGGAAGACCTACCAGCTTACGTTGAATTATCTACGGCATTTAAATCAAAAGAATGTAGATGTTTCCGTTATTCGCTCAATTCTGGCTATAACTTTTACGAACAAAGCCGCCGCTGAAATGAAGCATCGAATCATAAAAGCTCTTAAAGAAATCGCTATTGGAACAAACAATAATTTGAGCAAAACCACAGGGATTTCGAAAGAGGATGCTGCACGATGGCTTGATATAATAATTCTAAATTATGATGATTTCCGAGTTCAAACGATCGATAGTTTTGTTTTTTATCTTTTGCGAGCAATGGCGTGGGAAATGCGCATTAGACCTGATATAGAACCCGAATTTAATGTTAATCGAATACTGGATAAAGCCTTTGGGCGGCTACTTCTCAAGACAGGAGATGATGAATCTCTAAAAAACATGTTTGTAGAAGCTCTAAGGTGTTTTCTTGAATTAGAGCAGGCTTCGAGTTTCAATCCTGAAAGACATTTTAAGAAAAGAATCAAGAACATTTTCGACATTTTTTCAAAGAATGAAAAACTTAAGGGCACGCATTCCAATGCGTCTATAACTAAAGACTGTCTGGATGATATAAAAAAGCAGGTCTCCAAACTGGCTAAAGAAATTTTGGATGATTGTGACAAGAAAAAAATAACACTCCATAAGCGTGCTAGGAGCGCTTTGGAAAGACTCACAAAAGATGATTGTGGACAAATCTATTCTGAATATTTTGAAAAAAGTAGCGTGTCCAAACTTATTACAAAATCTTCTCAAAAATCATTGAACCTAAACAATATTGAAGAACTTTATACTCTTCTAAAAGAGTCTCTTCAAGAATGCTGGCTAACTTACGGTATGGCTAGGGTAGCTCCTTATTCTAATCTTCTTTCCGAACTTACAAAAGAAATGGAATTTATATGCAAAAACGATGGCGTTATTCTTTATGAACAATGGAATAGAATGGTTCTTGAGCATCTTAACGAAAATGTGCCGTTAGTCTATTTTTCCTTGGGAGAAAAGCTCAAACATTTTCTTATTGATGAATTCCAGGACACGAGTCGAACTCAATGGAAGGTTCTTTTTCCGCTTATCGAAAATGCTCTTTCCGAAGGTGGAAGTTTTCTCTGCGTAGGTGATCCCAAGCAGTCCATTTACATGTGGCGTCAGGCAGATCCAGGCCTTTTTGATAAAGTGACGGAAGTTTCTCGTAGTGCTCATCTAAAGGTAGAGCAACTCAGCATGAACTGGCGATCCGCCAAGGAAGTTGTCAATTATAATAATCAGTTGTTTTCTTCCAATAGACTCGATGATAAGTTAAAGGAAATCATTAAAAAATATCTAGGCGACATGGCTTCAGATGATTTCGTAGAAGAATGCTTTGAGAATATCCGGGATAATTTTAAAAATGTAGTTCAAGAGCTTCCACCTGGTGCCAGATTGGGTGGCTCTGTAGAGAAAATATGCATAGAAGGTTCTAAAATCGAAGATAGAAACGCTAAGATTGAAGCTAATTTAATAGAAAAAATTCTGTATTTTGACAGAATAGGGGTGCCTTTTTCAGATATTACCGTGCTTGTTAGGACAAACGAGCAGAATAGACTGGTTTTTTCATGGCTTTGGGAAGCTGGTATTCCGGCAGTAACAGAACATTCGTTAAGAATTGAAAATGCTCCTACTGTCAAAGCTATTGTTAATTTTTTAAGGTTCGTGCGAGACTCAAAAGATGAGTGTTCGCTTGTAGGATTTCTTCAAAGTGAACTTGTTAAAGAATTGAAAGGCATCGAAAGTTTTGATGAAAGCTGGATCTTGGAAGCAAGAGAGAAAAATCTTTCGCTTTTTGGATATATTCGGAAATTCCGGGATGATTTTTACAAAGCCGTTCTAAAACCTTTTTTTGAAAGAGCTGGCTATGAAACAGCCTATGATATTACCAGATTGATAATACACCGCTTCGATGTAATGCGACGATTTCCCGAAGAAAGGTCTTTTGTGTTGAGATTTCTAGAGTTGATAAACAGCATGGAAGAAAGACTGGGAAGATTCGTTAGCCTTTCAGAGTTTGTATCATTATGGGAGCAAGAAGGAGTGGAAGAGCGATTGGGCGTTCCGGAAAGGATTGGTGCTCAGCTTTTAGTTTCCGGCGAAGATGATTCTACAGAAGGCAACAATAAAGGTGCTGTGAGTATCATGACCATCCACGGAGCGAAAGGCTTGGAGTTTCCCGTTGTTATAGTGCCTTTTTTGGACTGGCGATCGAATAGGCAAGAAATAGTCGTGCTGGAGGATGGAAAACTTGTGAGGGTTTCTAAACCCTATCCACAGGAAGTCAAGAGTGCTATTTTGAAGGAGAAACGAAGAGAACTCACAGAGTCTTTTAACCTGCTCTATGTGGCTTTAACTCGAGCCAGAGATCATTTAGTGATTATGATCCCGAAAGATACATCCAGATTTCCAGTATCCAGTCTTTTAATCTAA
- a CDS encoding ogr/Delta-like zinc finger family protein codes for MEQGKEKKDLSICPHCGSKMKKWRVPFFSTWTSEFFYVCFNDDCPYYQRGWKHMFTTYKNPCSYRYRYDPETGQSGPIPVWSPEDLKDGIME; via the coding sequence ATGGAACAAGGTAAGGAGAAGAAAGACCTATCCATTTGCCCTCATTGTGGATCTAAAATGAAAAAATGGCGAGTGCCGTTTTTTTCCACCTGGACATCTGAATTTTTCTACGTTTGTTTTAACGATGATTGCCCCTATTACCAACGAGGATGGAAACACATGTTCACAACTTACAAAAACCCTTGCTCCTATCGTTATCGCTATGATCCGGAAACGGGACAATCGGGTCCTATCCCCGTGTGGTCTCCAGAAGACCTCAAAGATGGCATTATGGAGTAG
- a CDS encoding DNA integrity scanning protein DisA nucleotide-binding domain protein, whose translation MVSEFSKRLRIFNVLEGLTDGLSRFCGRPTRVALLYAEKYDDPLVLYDPYRLLDGHERPLKELYVDSSAWLSCPLRLDSMTLFGEIVPEKDLGLSGIISYGGRTGNIFYQMWFAEHHPDIASIGPIERWLENAVCLLSHEFAIEDAFYTATSRLVLKEYASYAVRDYIMDELNLLIGWDMPYMVSSTLEAILDISKTPEEGMLPEGMLAIVEPSKLSTIDFLIKFPHYERPLLTHTKHVRKLLTAVHNSKTALISDGKHIVGIASENISSPAIIADFHKTYGFLYINQNIVCSFADGKFLATNRKVSLVEFEEILVESDLDSDTRDDLLSIVLHIVQEATEKQHGACIVVDLGHTPLKLSGQHLAEPLSLKIRKNLELTCRLSMLDGAIHIGRDLHLYAFSCLLDGLAVTNEDRSRGARFNSALRFTSQHPEVVVITVSCDRPVSVFQNGFDLTTRLPYEITFSTLYKAPTLHEWLGLK comes from the coding sequence GTGGTCTCTGAATTCAGCAAACGCCTGAGAATTTTCAACGTTCTTGAAGGACTTACTGATGGGCTTTCGCGATTTTGCGGAAGACCAACTAGAGTTGCTCTTCTTTATGCTGAAAAATATGATGATCCGCTGGTTCTTTACGATCCTTATCGGCTTCTAGATGGTCACGAACGGCCTCTAAAAGAACTTTACGTTGATTCAAGTGCCTGGCTTAGTTGCCCTCTAAGATTGGATAGCATGACACTTTTTGGGGAAATCGTTCCTGAAAAGGATCTAGGGCTGAGCGGTATCATCTCCTACGGAGGGAGAACAGGGAATATATTCTATCAAATGTGGTTTGCTGAACATCATCCCGACATAGCTTCAATAGGCCCTATAGAACGATGGCTTGAAAACGCTGTATGTTTGCTTTCCCATGAATTTGCCATAGAAGACGCCTTTTATACAGCTACTTCCCGGCTCGTGCTTAAAGAATACGCTTCCTACGCGGTGCGAGATTACATCATGGATGAACTAAACCTGCTCATAGGCTGGGATATGCCTTACATGGTTTCGAGCACCCTGGAGGCTATTCTAGACATATCTAAAACACCCGAAGAAGGAATGCTACCTGAAGGGATGTTAGCTATTGTTGAACCATCTAAACTGAGCACGATAGACTTTTTGATAAAATTTCCACATTACGAAAGACCTCTTCTTACCCACACAAAACACGTCCGTAAATTACTAACCGCTGTTCACAATTCTAAAACGGCGCTAATCTCTGATGGAAAACACATTGTGGGGATAGCTTCCGAAAACATTTCTTCACCGGCTATCATAGCGGATTTTCACAAAACTTACGGATTCTTATACATTAACCAAAATATCGTGTGTAGCTTTGCTGATGGAAAGTTTCTCGCCACAAATCGCAAAGTATCCCTGGTGGAGTTTGAAGAAATTCTCGTAGAATCAGATTTAGATAGCGACACTAGAGACGACCTGCTGTCAATCGTTCTGCACATTGTTCAGGAAGCCACGGAAAAGCAACATGGAGCATGCATAGTTGTGGATCTTGGACATACACCGCTAAAGCTTTCCGGTCAGCATCTAGCCGAGCCACTTTCTTTAAAAATTCGGAAAAACCTAGAACTTACCTGCAGGCTTTCAATGCTTGACGGAGCAATTCACATTGGTAGAGACCTTCATCTCTATGCCTTTTCATGCTTGCTTGATGGACTGGCAGTCACAAATGAAGATAGATCCAGAGGCGCTCGGTTTAACTCTGCCTTAAGGTTTACAAGTCAGCATCCTGAAGTGGTGGTAATAACTGTCTCCTGTGATAGACCCGTTTCTGTATTCCAAAATGGCTTTGACCTTACAACTCGCCTACCCTATGAGATAACCTTCAGCACACTGTATAAGGCTCCTACTCTTCATGAGTGGCTCGGCTTAAAGTGA
- a CDS encoding DUF3488 and transglutaminase-like domain-containing protein, protein MLSMKFLLDSVILVLIVLCFGINLSEISMPWFVTGTGVICLDLLLSIRNNTWRLGLPRWLLNILALSVIIATALRLNWDNAVNVLLECFICLTAIKWIERQKVRDYLQILALCLFALVSHAFFTFSMAYLLTIMATMVIATSALVILTGFAELEKQNQLSDAQYNLPLSWLFGFSIVFLLVSFPLSFILFFILPRTETPFIAFLNREQISYSGFSNVVELGSVERIQEDETVAFRAIVQDLPANIPRYWRGLVYDSFDGSSWKSSTVQTLEGKVKDLLPSFAGKSTEVIPYEHTVHQTIIMESSGHKFLFCLDIPVSVKGLAKGRITSIQGERVFIVDRPVDRRVKYECISELKLYEAELTEKEWKHYISIPEGWESEESIRRIVQEIVGSSEDKIEIAWKFINWLKTPPFQYAASGLPLSSTALEDFLLKTRKGNCEYFASALAVMLRMVGIPARLVGGYYGGYYHPLGSYYLVLQKNAHVWVEAFFQSSNDYQGIIRGRWIRLEPTPLPPDLDRRIRLSLWFRIRLALDFVQYSWNRLVIQYDMKEQERIAKKMGERVFHFRKTLSSIKNLNLAKELKVLKEMIIKNQVKIGIIVIVGIFLAVALLKLRSRVYRRNHELLLRDFERHFSRKYAARQPNETLREWFSRIADDLNRVERDRGYAFIDLYERCLYGPQNFREDDIKHLKDLLRF, encoded by the coding sequence ATGCTATCGATGAAGTTTCTGCTTGATAGTGTTATTCTAGTTTTAATTGTTCTTTGCTTCGGCATTAACCTGTCTGAAATCTCCATGCCCTGGTTTGTCACGGGGACTGGCGTTATCTGTCTGGATCTATTGCTTTCAATTCGGAATAACACCTGGAGATTGGGTTTGCCCCGCTGGCTTTTAAATATTCTGGCCCTTTCTGTTATTATTGCCACGGCTCTTCGCTTAAATTGGGATAATGCTGTAAATGTTCTTTTGGAGTGTTTTATTTGTCTTACGGCAATAAAGTGGATAGAGCGTCAAAAAGTTCGAGACTATTTGCAGATACTTGCTCTATGCCTTTTTGCTCTTGTAAGCCATGCTTTTTTTACCTTTAGCATGGCTTATCTTTTGACCATAATGGCAACCATGGTTATCGCCACATCCGCTCTTGTTATTCTTACCGGATTTGCTGAATTGGAAAAGCAAAATCAACTTTCCGACGCCCAGTATAACCTTCCCCTTTCATGGCTTTTTGGTTTTTCTATTGTCTTTCTCCTGGTATCTTTCCCTTTATCTTTTATTCTTTTCTTCATACTTCCGAGAACTGAAACACCTTTTATCGCCTTTCTTAATCGAGAACAGATAAGCTATTCTGGTTTTTCGAATGTTGTTGAGTTAGGAAGTGTTGAGAGGATTCAAGAAGATGAGACAGTAGCTTTTAGAGCGATAGTTCAGGATCTTCCGGCTAATATTCCAAGATACTGGCGTGGGCTTGTTTACGATAGCTTTGACGGAAGTTCGTGGAAATCGTCAACCGTTCAAACTTTAGAAGGAAAGGTAAAGGATCTTTTGCCCTCATTCGCTGGAAAGTCCACCGAAGTTATCCCTTATGAACATACAGTTCATCAAACTATTATTATGGAATCTTCAGGACATAAATTTTTATTTTGTCTAGACATTCCAGTTTCGGTAAAGGGGCTTGCAAAGGGGCGAATTACTTCTATCCAGGGAGAACGGGTGTTTATAGTAGATCGTCCTGTGGATAGACGGGTAAAATATGAGTGCATTTCAGAGTTAAAACTTTATGAAGCGGAGCTTACCGAAAAAGAGTGGAAACACTATATATCTATTCCTGAGGGATGGGAAAGCGAAGAATCAATCCGCCGTATTGTGCAGGAAATTGTTGGATCTTCGGAGGATAAGATAGAAATTGCCTGGAAATTTATAAATTGGCTGAAAACTCCACCTTTTCAGTATGCAGCATCGGGACTTCCTCTGTCTAGCACAGCGCTGGAGGACTTTCTTCTAAAGACTAGAAAGGGAAATTGCGAATATTTTGCTTCAGCCCTAGCTGTTATGTTGAGAATGGTTGGCATCCCCGCGAGACTTGTTGGAGGTTACTACGGAGGCTATTACCATCCCTTGGGGTCTTATTATCTTGTGCTTCAGAAAAACGCTCATGTTTGGGTGGAAGCTTTCTTCCAAAGTTCTAACGATTACCAGGGTATTATAAGAGGCAGATGGATTAGGCTGGAGCCTACTCCTCTTCCTCCTGATTTAGATCGCAGGATTCGCTTGAGCCTGTGGTTTAGAATAAGGCTTGCTTTAGATTTTGTTCAATATTCCTGGAACAGATTGGTTATCCAGTATGATATGAAAGAGCAGGAAAGAATTGCAAAGAAGATGGGAGAAAGAGTTTTTCATTTTCGAAAAACCCTGTCTTCTATTAAAAATCTAAATTTAGCTAAAGAATTGAAAGTTCTTAAGGAAATGATAATTAAAAATCAGGTAAAGATTGGCATAATAGTAATTGTTGGTATTTTTCTTGCTGTTGCATTATTAAAATTGAGATCACGGGTTTATCGGAGAAATCATGAGCTACTGTTAAGAGATTTTGAACGTCATTTTAGCCGAAAATATGCTGCTCGCCAGCCCAATGAAACCCTTAGGGAATGGTTTTCTCGAATAGCAGATGATCTTAATCGAGTAGAAAGAGATCGCGGATATGCTTTCATCGATCTATACGAACGGTGCCTTTACGGGCCTCAAAATTTTAGAGAAGATGATATAAAGCATTTGAAGGATCTTCTTCGTTTTTAG
- a CDS encoding DUF58 domain-containing protein: MLASMLVSGVSSRHNLQDLTVKLVFPSEIFAEKPFIAIVEVTNRRRWVPAFFIKVDVMGTTSTIMFIRPGESRCTFLQLSFTRRGLYQKIPVCLMSHFPFSFFSRSVLVESIEEIVVYPALIECSDMTISGVENLKEEHSSETRNSLFGWIEEEIISIRDYQNGDPRKLINWKATAKTGILKVNERAPDQPKMFMIDLSDVSREKFEYALSCAAYLTIQLINRGYLVGLKGLNVLIPPNIGMAHLRKILGVLALYAIDEVSA, from the coding sequence ATGCTTGCCTCAATGTTAGTGTCGGGAGTGTCTTCCAGGCATAACCTGCAAGATCTGACGGTAAAACTTGTTTTTCCATCAGAAATATTTGCCGAAAAGCCTTTTATCGCCATTGTAGAAGTAACCAACAGAAGGCGATGGGTGCCAGCTTTTTTCATAAAAGTTGATGTAATGGGAACTACATCCACTATTATGTTTATTAGACCTGGGGAAAGTCGTTGCACCTTTTTGCAGCTTTCTTTTACTCGTCGTGGGTTATATCAGAAAATACCGGTTTGCCTTATGTCCCATTTCCCTTTCAGTTTCTTCAGTCGCTCTGTTCTCGTGGAATCTATTGAAGAAATTGTGGTTTATCCGGCGCTTATTGAATGCAGTGATATGACTATTTCTGGGGTTGAAAATCTTAAAGAAGAACATAGTAGTGAAACTCGCAACTCCCTGTTTGGCTGGATTGAGGAAGAAATTATTTCCATAAGAGATTATCAAAACGGGGATCCACGGAAGCTAATAAATTGGAAGGCGACCGCTAAAACAGGCATTCTTAAGGTAAATGAAAGAGCACCTGACCAGCCAAAAATGTTTATGATTGATTTGAGCGATGTTTCCAGGGAAAAATTCGAATATGCTCTCTCCTGCGCAGCTTATTTGACTATCCAACTCATTAATAGAGGTTATCTTGTGGGACTAAAAGGGTTAAATGTTCTTATACCACCAAATATAGGTATGGCCCATTTGAGGAAAATCCTGGGGGTTCTTGCTTTGTATGCTATCGATGAAGTTTCTGCTTGA
- a CDS encoding thioesterase family protein — MGSHKNSVECKEEARFTVRIPVTIHFGDTDPYGVVYFASYFRYCHHGIEAFFNHYGFPPHQYFRNVERGFGLPVVDASCRFLKPVKYGDELWLDVSVKSFKSKSVTFDFRFYEKAKELLVAQGEATIVAIDRTWRACDLPPEVLECLSKICAPKPTPTTA; from the coding sequence ATGGGAAGTCATAAAAATTCAGTTGAATGTAAAGAAGAAGCAAGATTTACCGTAAGGATCCCAGTGACGATTCACTTTGGGGATACAGATCCTTACGGAGTGGTCTATTTTGCTTCTTATTTCAGGTATTGTCATCATGGCATTGAAGCTTTTTTTAATCATTATGGTTTTCCACCGCATCAGTATTTTCGAAATGTTGAAAGAGGTTTTGGTCTTCCGGTGGTGGATGCTTCCTGCCGATTCCTTAAGCCTGTAAAGTATGGTGACGAACTATGGCTTGATGTGTCTGTTAAAAGCTTCAAAAGCAAATCTGTTACTTTTGATTTTCGTTTTTACGAGAAAGCAAAAGAACTCCTTGTTGCCCAGGGTGAAGCTACCATCGTTGCAATAGATAGAACTTGGAGAGCCTGTGATCTGCCACCCGAAGTTCTTGAATGTCTTTCTAAGATTTGCGCGCCAAAACCAACTCCTACTACGGCATAG